The Kiloniellales bacterium genome has a window encoding:
- a CDS encoding DUF1489 domain-containing protein, with protein sequence MALNLIKLAVGSEDLETLARWQAQRRRQLGRLLHFTRMMPRRREELLDGGSIYWVIRGLIRARQGILDIEAVTDREGRAMTALVLDPELVRTEPRSQRAFQGWRYLTAEQAPRDLGKGVEDLAEMPPEMLAELRALGLI encoded by the coding sequence GTGGCCCTCAATTTGATCAAGCTGGCCGTGGGCTCGGAGGACCTCGAGACGCTCGCCCGCTGGCAGGCGCAGCGCCGGCGCCAGCTAGGCCGGCTGCTGCATTTCACCCGCATGATGCCGCGCCGCCGGGAGGAACTGCTGGACGGCGGCTCCATTTACTGGGTCATCCGCGGCCTGATCCGGGCGCGCCAGGGGATCCTCGACATCGAGGCCGTGACCGACCGTGAGGGCCGGGCCATGACCGCCCTGGTCCTGGACCCGGAGCTGGTCCGCACCGAGCCGCGCAGCCAGCGCGCCTTTCAAGGCTGGCGCTACCTGACCGCGGAGCAGGCGCCGCGGGACCTCGGGAAGGGCGTCGAGGACCTGGCGGAGATGCCGCCGGAGATGCTGGCGGAACTGCGCGCGCTGGGCCTGATCTGA
- a CDS encoding GtrA family protein, protein MTVGIFNAGVDILLFAVLYYLAGWHLILAHVVAFTTAITIGFFLNKLWTFNDRSRGGEAVLKGFAFMASSAISLAIATAAIWLAAQAMPAIIAKVVSDLCAFAWTYAAARLLIFRRS, encoded by the coding sequence GTGACCGTCGGGATCTTCAACGCGGGCGTCGACATCCTGCTCTTTGCCGTCCTTTACTACCTCGCCGGATGGCACCTGATCCTGGCCCACGTCGTCGCCTTCACCACGGCCATCACCATCGGCTTCTTCCTGAACAAGCTCTGGACCTTCAACGACCGCAGCCGGGGCGGGGAAGCGGTGCTCAAGGGCTTCGCTTTCATGGCCTCGAGTGCGATCAGCCTGGCCATCGCCACCGCCGCGATCTGGCTGGCCGCCCAGGCCATGCCGGCGATCATCGCCAAGGTCGTTTCCGACCTCTGCGCCTTCGCCTGGACCTACGCCGCCGCCCGGCTGCTGATCTTCCGCCGCAGCTGA
- the eda gene encoding bifunctional 4-hydroxy-2-oxoglutarate aldolase/2-dehydro-3-deoxy-phosphogluconate aldolase, translating into MAEPNPRFQAFLQAVGRAPIIPVLTIERPAQAAPLARALAAGGVAAIEITLRRPGAPEAIAAAAEAAPELLVGAGTVLDGEQLDSAAAAGARFAVSPGATPALLEAARGWEHPFLPGVASASEVMAALAQGFRRLKFFPAAPLGGPAALKALAAPFPEVGFCPTGGISRDSAADYLRLDCVFCLGGSWIAPEPLIEAEAWDEIAGLARESLQALKAAP; encoded by the coding sequence ATGGCCGAGCCGAACCCGCGATTCCAAGCCTTCCTCCAGGCGGTCGGGCGGGCCCCGATCATCCCGGTGCTGACCATCGAGCGGCCGGCACAGGCCGCGCCGCTGGCCCGGGCCTTGGCCGCTGGCGGCGTCGCGGCGATCGAGATCACCCTGCGCCGGCCCGGCGCGCCCGAGGCTATCGCGGCCGCCGCCGAGGCCGCGCCCGAGCTGCTGGTTGGCGCCGGCACGGTGCTCGATGGGGAGCAGCTCGACTCGGCGGCGGCAGCCGGCGCCCGCTTCGCGGTCAGCCCTGGGGCGACCCCGGCGCTGCTGGAGGCCGCACGCGGCTGGGAACATCCCTTCCTGCCCGGCGTCGCCAGCGCCTCCGAGGTCATGGCCGCCCTGGCCCAGGGCTTCCGGCGCCTGAAGTTCTTTCCGGCCGCGCCGCTCGGCGGACCGGCGGCGCTCAAGGCCCTGGCCGCGCCCTTCCCGGAGGTCGGCTTCTGCCCGACCGGCGGTATCAGCCGCGACTCGGCGGCGGACTATCTTCGGCTCGACTGCGTGTTCTGCCTCGGCGGCTCCTGGATCGCCCCGGAGCCACTGATCGAGGCCGAGGCCTGGGACGAGATCGCCGGCCTGGCCCGGGAGAGCCTTCAGGCCCTGAAGGCGGCCCCATGA
- a CDS encoding sugar kinase: MRLAAIGECMVEATLDQAGPFAGPARLGFGGDTLNTAVYARRCLPEAARVAYVTALGDDVFSDSMLAAWRAEGLETDLVYRLAGRRPGFYAIATDESGERRFYYWRREAAARSLLEDGRDRDLAGRLEGVEMIYLSGITLAILGEEGRDRLLALLQDLRGAGAKVAFDGNHRPALWPEPAAARAAYEAIGRLTDIALPTFEDEAALHGDETVDATAARWLDWGAREVVVKRGAEGCAVVTPEGRVAVPGRRVERVVDTTAAGDSFNGGYLAARLLDKTPAQAAARGCALAAEVIQHQGAIVPRQQS, translated from the coding sequence ATGAGGCTGGCCGCCATCGGCGAATGCATGGTCGAGGCGACCCTCGACCAGGCCGGCCCCTTCGCCGGCCCGGCGAGGCTGGGCTTCGGCGGCGACACCCTGAACACCGCGGTCTACGCCCGGCGCTGCCTGCCCGAGGCGGCCCGAGTCGCCTACGTCACCGCCCTGGGTGACGACGTCTTTTCCGACTCGATGCTGGCGGCCTGGCGGGCCGAGGGGCTGGAGACCGACCTGGTCTATCGCCTCGCCGGCCGCCGGCCGGGCTTCTACGCCATCGCCACCGACGAGTCGGGCGAGCGCCGCTTCTACTATTGGCGCCGGGAGGCAGCCGCCCGGTCCCTGCTCGAGGACGGACGTGACCGCGACCTTGCGGGCCGGCTGGAGGGCGTCGAGATGATCTATCTCTCGGGAATCACCCTGGCCATTCTCGGCGAGGAGGGGCGAGATCGCCTGCTGGCGCTGCTGCAGGACCTGCGCGGCGCCGGGGCCAAAGTGGCCTTCGACGGCAACCACCGCCCGGCCCTCTGGCCCGAGCCGGCCGCCGCGCGGGCCGCCTACGAGGCGATCGGTCGGCTGACCGACATCGCCCTGCCGACCTTCGAGGACGAGGCCGCGCTCCACGGCGACGAGACCGTCGATGCCACCGCTGCGCGCTGGCTCGACTGGGGTGCCCGGGAGGTCGTGGTCAAGCGCGGCGCCGAAGGCTGCGCCGTCGTCACGCCGGAGGGCCGGGTCGCGGTGCCCGGCCGGCGGGTGGAGCGGGTCGTCGACACCACGGCGGCCGGCGACTCCTTCAACGGCGGCTATCTCGCCGCCCGGCTCCTGGACAAGACGCCGGCCCAGGCCGCGGCCCGCGGCTGCGCCCTGGCCGCCGAGGTCATCCAGCACCAGGGCGCGATCGTGCCGCGGCAGCAGTCCTGA
- a CDS encoding hydroxymethylglutaryl-CoA lyase, whose amino-acid sequence MRLPDKVKIVEVGARDGLQNEAATIPAAVKIELIDRLAGTGLRAIEAGAFVSPKWVPQMADSAEVLAGIDRRAGVSYPVLVPNMKGFEAAAAAGVEEIAIFGAASESFTQKNINCSIAESLARFAPVCEAAKAAGMKVRGYVSCVLGCPYEGAIAPERVVEVAAKLDGLGCYEVSLGDTIGVGTPAKAQAMLMATAEALPVERLAVHFHDTYGQALANILACLELGVAVVDSSVAGLGGCPYAKGATGNVATEDVLYMLDGLGIETGVDLDRLAAAGRFISDHLGRPPASKVAQALAGKAG is encoded by the coding sequence ATGCGCCTGCCTGACAAGGTCAAGATCGTCGAGGTGGGCGCGCGCGACGGCCTGCAGAACGAGGCGGCGACCATCCCGGCCGCGGTCAAGATCGAGTTGATCGACCGCCTGGCCGGGACCGGCTTGAGGGCGATCGAGGCCGGCGCCTTCGTCTCGCCCAAGTGGGTGCCGCAGATGGCCGATTCGGCCGAGGTCCTGGCCGGCATCGACAGGCGGGCAGGGGTGAGCTATCCGGTCCTGGTGCCCAACATGAAGGGCTTCGAGGCCGCCGCAGCCGCCGGGGTCGAGGAGATCGCGATCTTCGGCGCCGCCTCCGAGAGCTTCACGCAGAAGAACATCAACTGTTCGATCGCCGAGAGCCTGGCGCGCTTCGCCCCGGTCTGCGAGGCGGCCAAGGCCGCCGGCATGAAGGTGCGCGGCTACGTTTCCTGCGTCCTCGGCTGCCCCTACGAGGGCGCTATCGCCCCCGAAAGGGTGGTCGAGGTTGCGGCCAAGCTGGACGGGCTCGGCTGCTACGAGGTCTCGCTCGGCGACACCATCGGGGTCGGCACCCCGGCCAAGGCCCAGGCGATGCTCATGGCCACCGCCGAGGCGCTGCCGGTCGAGCGGCTGGCGGTGCACTTCCACGACACCTACGGCCAGGCCCTGGCCAACATCCTGGCCTGTCTGGAGCTCGGGGTCGCGGTGGTCGATTCCTCGGTCGCCGGCCTCGGCGGCTGCCCCTACGCCAAGGGCGCCACCGGCAACGTCGCCACCGAGGACGTGCTCTACATGCTCGACGGCCTCGGCATCGAGACCGGCGTCGACCTCGACCGACTGGCCGCCGCCGGCCGCTTCATCTCCGACCACCTCGGCCGCCCCCCGGCTTCCAAGGTCGCCCAGGCGCTGGCCGGCAAGGCGGGCTGA
- a CDS encoding acetyl/propionyl/methylcrotonyl-CoA carboxylase subunit alpha: MFASLLIANRGEIACRIIRTARRMGLRTVAVYSEADRGAQHVALADEGRRLGPAPAAESYLRAEAIIEAAVASGAEAIHPGYGFLSENADFAEACEAAGLAFVGPPASAIRAMGSKSEAKTIMEKAGVPLVPGYHGADQDPQVLAKAAAEIGFPVLIKASAGGGGKGMRVVEKADDFEAALAAAQREAAAAFGDDRVLIEKYLTRPRHIEVQVFADSRGEGVHLFERDCSLQRRHQKVIEEAPAPGISEAFREALTGAAVTAAQAIGYRGAGTVEFIVEGEAFYFMEMNTRLQVEHPVTECITGQDLVEWQLRVAAGEPLPLAQDEISCKGHAFEARLYAEDPQRDFLPATGRLSHLRLPADDGHLRVDTGVAEGDEVSVHYDPMIAKVIAWDEDRAAALRRLRGALARTQVVGLTTNLAFLAALAGHPAFAAEELDTGFIPRHRDSLLPEAGPLPDAVVALACLAELERRRSAAETAARRSADPHSPWFRSDGWRLNVETHNEVTFLDGDVRIPVTVHYRAGGFVLDLPGGSMAARANLDSEGRLRADLGDRQVTATVVRRASAFTVFLDGRAYALALDDPWAPGAEEESLGGRLTAPMPGKITQLLVASGAEVKRGAPILILEAMKMEHTIAAPADGRIEALHYAVGDLVEEGAELLAFEATEG; this comes from the coding sequence ATGTTCGCGAGCCTGCTGATCGCCAACCGGGGCGAGATCGCCTGCCGGATCATCCGGACGGCGCGGCGGATGGGCCTGCGTACGGTCGCGGTCTATTCCGAGGCCGACCGCGGCGCGCAGCACGTCGCCCTGGCCGACGAGGGCCGGCGGCTCGGCCCGGCCCCGGCGGCCGAGAGCTACCTCCGGGCCGAGGCGATCATCGAGGCGGCCGTGGCGAGCGGCGCCGAGGCGATCCATCCGGGCTACGGCTTCCTCTCCGAGAACGCCGATTTCGCCGAGGCCTGTGAGGCGGCGGGGCTGGCCTTCGTCGGCCCGCCGGCGTCGGCGATCCGGGCCATGGGCTCCAAGAGCGAGGCCAAGACGATCATGGAAAAGGCCGGGGTGCCGTTGGTGCCCGGCTATCATGGCGCCGACCAGGATCCCCAGGTCCTGGCGAAGGCGGCCGCGGAGATCGGCTTCCCAGTCCTGATCAAGGCCTCCGCCGGCGGTGGCGGCAAGGGCATGCGCGTGGTCGAGAAAGCCGACGACTTCGAGGCGGCCCTGGCGGCGGCCCAGCGCGAAGCCGCGGCCGCCTTCGGGGACGACCGGGTGCTGATCGAGAAGTACCTGACCAGGCCCCGGCACATCGAGGTCCAGGTCTTCGCCGACTCCCGGGGCGAGGGCGTGCACCTCTTCGAGCGTGACTGCTCCCTGCAGCGCCGCCACCAGAAGGTCATCGAGGAGGCGCCGGCACCGGGGATCTCGGAGGCCTTTCGCGAGGCCCTGACCGGGGCCGCGGTCACCGCCGCCCAGGCCATCGGCTACCGCGGCGCCGGCACGGTGGAGTTCATCGTCGAGGGCGAGGCCTTCTACTTCATGGAGATGAACACCCGCCTGCAGGTCGAGCATCCGGTGACCGAATGCATCACCGGCCAGGACCTAGTCGAATGGCAGCTCCGGGTCGCCGCCGGCGAGCCCTTGCCACTGGCCCAGGACGAAATCTCCTGCAAGGGCCACGCCTTTGAGGCCCGACTCTACGCCGAGGATCCGCAGCGCGACTTCCTGCCGGCGACCGGCCGCCTGAGCCATCTGCGCCTGCCGGCGGACGACGGGCACCTCCGGGTCGACACCGGGGTCGCCGAGGGCGACGAGGTCTCGGTCCACTACGACCCCATGATCGCCAAGGTCATCGCCTGGGACGAGGACCGCGCCGCCGCGCTGCGCCGTCTCCGGGGTGCCCTGGCCCGGACCCAGGTCGTCGGGCTGACCACCAACCTGGCCTTCCTCGCCGCCCTCGCGGGCCATCCGGCCTTCGCCGCCGAGGAGCTCGATACCGGCTTCATCCCGCGCCACCGCGACTCCTTGCTGCCCGAGGCCGGGCCGCTGCCCGACGCCGTGGTCGCCCTGGCCTGCCTGGCCGAGCTCGAGCGGCGGCGGAGCGCGGCGGAAACGGCGGCGCGGCGTTCCGCCGATCCCCATTCGCCCTGGTTCCGCAGCGATGGCTGGCGGCTCAACGTCGAGACCCACAACGAGGTCACCTTCCTCGACGGCGACGTCCGCATCCCGGTGACGGTGCACTACCGCGCCGGCGGCTTCGTCCTGGACCTGCCCGGCGGATCGATGGCCGCGCGCGCCAACCTCGACTCCGAGGGCCGGCTGCGCGCGGATCTCGGTGACCGCCAGGTCACCGCGACCGTGGTGCGCCGGGCCAGCGCCTTCACCGTCTTCCTCGACGGCCGGGCCTACGCCCTGGCCTTGGACGATCCCTGGGCCCCGGGTGCCGAGGAGGAGAGCCTGGGCGGCCGCCTGACCGCGCCCATGCCGGGCAAGATCACCCAGCTCCTGGTCGCCTCGGGCGCGGAGGTGAAGCGCGGCGCGCCGATCCTGATTCTCGAGGCGATGAAGATGGAGCACACCATCGCCGCGCCGGCCGACGGCCGGATCGAGGCGCTGCACTACGCCGTCGGCGACCTCGTGGAGGAGGGCGCCGAGCTGCTCGCCTTCGAAGCGACGGAGGGCTGA
- a CDS encoding tetratricopeptide repeat protein translates to MDLPGLFQQGIREFRAGRLAAAESTFRRVLKIEAGQADALHMLGVLAHQRGDPQKAVKLIKKALRRSPANPSFHTNLGSALQAQGRGQAALESLQKALSADPDHMQAHFNLGNLLSERGELTRALSAYRRAAELSPGFADVHFNLANTLHRLDDLQAAVAAYRRCLELRPGFAPAHFNLGNALRDLGELEAARRSYERALQLDPKLAEAEVNLGGVLKRQREFDGAMARFRRALQLQPDLAEAYANLGHVNLLADFREPAVAAYRRAVDLNPDFAAGHMGLAAALGKLGRIDEARAHSKRGLELKRTAVRAARGQEAGRVVVLKGLEDSSFQIAPSDTFHVFIGMNNADSHFDVDRFWQCDVFVDGLDPARAVEALPDCDVVFNAISDPDAMPNCLAIAQAIAARAGVPVLNPPAAIAETQRDRNHQLLRGRDGIASPRTLRVGEEERKTAALPSLMAARDIRFPVLLRCAGPHAGESPEHIADEAALAAYLAKHESGALYVSEFIDFSSPRGDFTKLRAFFVDGELYPVHLFISDDWYVRGHEEVRRLMLENSWMVEEKQAFLADPRAYLGDAAHRALLSMTEAIPLDYFGVDFAKLGDGRILVFEANALMNHHYHFIDDFPFQKAYLDAVTQALNRLLLNRIKASKHAQ, encoded by the coding sequence ATGGACCTGCCCGGCCTTTTTCAGCAGGGCATTCGAGAGTTTCGCGCCGGCCGGCTGGCGGCCGCCGAATCGACCTTTCGCCGCGTGCTCAAGATTGAGGCCGGCCAGGCCGATGCCCTGCACATGCTGGGCGTCCTGGCTCATCAGCGCGGCGACCCACAGAAAGCGGTCAAGCTGATCAAGAAGGCCCTCCGCCGCAGCCCGGCGAACCCCAGCTTCCACACCAACCTGGGCAGCGCCTTGCAGGCCCAGGGCCGCGGCCAGGCCGCCCTGGAAAGCCTGCAAAAGGCGCTTTCTGCGGACCCGGATCACATGCAGGCCCACTTCAACCTCGGCAACCTCCTGTCCGAGCGGGGAGAACTGACGCGGGCCTTGTCGGCCTATCGGCGTGCCGCCGAGCTGAGCCCCGGCTTCGCCGATGTCCATTTCAACCTCGCGAACACCCTGCACCGGCTCGACGACCTTCAGGCTGCCGTCGCCGCCTACCGCCGCTGTCTCGAGCTGAGACCCGGCTTTGCGCCGGCGCACTTCAACCTGGGCAACGCGCTGCGCGACCTGGGGGAGCTCGAAGCCGCGCGGAGGTCGTACGAGCGGGCGCTGCAGCTCGATCCCAAGCTGGCCGAGGCGGAGGTCAATCTGGGCGGCGTCCTGAAGCGCCAGCGCGAGTTCGACGGCGCCATGGCCCGTTTCCGGCGGGCGCTCCAGCTTCAGCCGGACCTCGCGGAGGCCTATGCGAACCTTGGCCACGTCAATCTCCTCGCGGACTTCCGCGAGCCCGCGGTCGCCGCCTATCGCCGCGCGGTCGATCTGAATCCGGATTTTGCCGCCGGGCACATGGGCTTGGCCGCCGCCTTGGGCAAGCTGGGCCGAATCGACGAGGCCCGGGCGCACTCCAAGCGCGGCCTCGAGCTCAAGCGAACGGCCGTGCGTGCGGCGCGGGGTCAGGAGGCCGGGCGCGTGGTCGTGCTCAAGGGCCTCGAGGACAGCAGCTTCCAGATCGCGCCCAGCGACACCTTCCATGTCTTCATCGGCATGAACAACGCCGACAGCCACTTCGATGTCGACAGGTTCTGGCAGTGCGATGTCTTCGTCGACGGCCTGGACCCGGCACGGGCGGTGGAGGCGCTGCCGGACTGCGACGTGGTCTTCAACGCCATCTCCGACCCCGACGCTATGCCGAACTGCCTCGCGATCGCCCAGGCCATAGCGGCGCGTGCCGGCGTGCCGGTCCTCAACCCGCCGGCCGCGATCGCGGAGACCCAGCGGGACCGGAACCACCAGCTGCTTCGAGGCCGGGACGGCATCGCCTCTCCCAGGACCTTGCGGGTCGGCGAAGAGGAGCGGAAGACCGCGGCGCTGCCGTCGCTGATGGCGGCCCGCGACATCCGCTTTCCGGTGCTGCTGCGCTGCGCGGGCCCTCACGCCGGAGAGAGCCCCGAGCACATCGCCGACGAGGCCGCCCTCGCGGCCTACCTCGCAAAGCACGAGAGCGGCGCGCTCTATGTCAGCGAATTCATCGACTTCTCCAGCCCCCGGGGCGACTTCACGAAACTGCGGGCTTTCTTTGTCGATGGCGAACTCTATCCTGTGCACCTCTTCATTTCCGACGACTGGTACGTTCGGGGCCACGAGGAGGTCCGGCGCCTGATGCTCGAGAACAGCTGGATGGTCGAAGAGAAGCAGGCCTTCCTGGCCGATCCCCGGGCCTACCTCGGCGACGCCGCACACCGGGCCCTGCTGTCGATGACGGAGGCGATCCCGCTGGACTACTTCGGCGTCGACTTCGCCAAGCTCGGCGACGGCCGGATCCTCGTCTTCGAGGCCAACGCCTTGATGAACCACCATTATCACTTCATTGACGACTTCCCCTTTCAGAAGGCCTACTTGGACGCCGTGACCCAGGCGCTGAACCGACTCCTGTTGAACAGGATAAAGGCCTCGAAGCACGCGCAATGA
- a CDS encoding enoyl-CoA hydratase/isomerase family protein, translating to MAAPMFLEEIDEAGIARLVLNRPEVHNAFNDELIAELTAALKRLEQAPEVRAVLLSAQGKSFSAGADLTWMKRMAGYSEEENRADARGLAGLMRTLNDLAKPSIALVQGAAYGGGVGLVACCDIAIAATRSSFCLSEVKLGLIPAVISPYVIAAIGAQAARRYFVTAERFDAEAALRLGLVQEVVAPEDLEAAGRRVLEALLAGGPEAQAAAKRLVRDLAGRQIDDALVEETAKRIAEIRAGAEAKEGVSAFLEKRRPSFVRDKD from the coding sequence ATGGCCGCGCCGATGTTCCTTGAGGAAATCGACGAAGCCGGCATCGCCCGGTTGGTTCTGAATAGGCCGGAAGTCCACAACGCCTTCAACGACGAGCTCATCGCCGAACTGACCGCGGCCCTGAAGCGCCTGGAGCAGGCCCCCGAGGTCCGTGCCGTCTTGCTGAGCGCCCAAGGCAAGAGCTTCTCGGCCGGCGCCGACCTCACCTGGATGAAGCGCATGGCCGGCTACTCGGAAGAGGAGAATCGGGCCGACGCGCGCGGCCTGGCCGGGCTGATGCGCACTCTCAACGATCTCGCCAAGCCGAGCATCGCCTTGGTCCAGGGCGCGGCCTACGGCGGCGGGGTCGGCCTGGTCGCCTGCTGCGACATCGCTATCGCCGCGACCCGGTCCAGCTTCTGCCTCTCCGAGGTCAAGCTCGGCCTGATCCCGGCGGTGATCAGCCCCTACGTCATCGCGGCCATCGGCGCGCAGGCGGCGCGGCGCTACTTCGTCACGGCCGAGCGCTTCGACGCCGAGGCGGCGCTGCGCCTCGGCCTGGTCCAGGAGGTCGTGGCGCCCGAGGATCTCGAGGCGGCCGGGCGCCGCGTGCTCGAGGCGCTGCTGGCCGGCGGCCCGGAGGCCCAGGCCGCGGCCAAGCGCCTGGTCCGCGACCTGGCCGGGCGGCAGATCGACGATGCCCTGGTCGAGGAAACTGCCAAGCGGATCGCCGAGATCCGCGCCGGGGCGGAAGCCAAGGAAGGGGTCTCGGCCTTCCTGGAAAAGCGCCGCCCGAGCTTCGTCCGTGACAAAGACTGA
- a CDS encoding carboxyl transferase domain-containing protein, with amino-acid sequence MTVLKSSISPRSDAFKQNREAMLALVRDLRDKVESVKQGGGEKARARHLSRGKLLPRDRVRNLLDPGAPFLELSQLAAYGLYKGEVPAAGIITGIGRVSGRECMIVANDATVKGGTYYPITVKKHLRAQEVAEQNHLPCIYLVDSGGANLPNQDEVFPDREHFGRIFFNQANMSAKGIPQVAVVMGSCTAGGAYVPAMSDESIIVRNQGTVFLGGPPLVKAATGEAVSAEDLGGAEVHSRTSGVTDHMASDDHHALAIARRIIGNLNRSKGMALDLSEPREPAYDPEEILGIVPADLRKPYDVREVVARLVDGSEFDEFKMLYGTTLVCGFARIWGYPVGIVANNGILFSESALKGAHFIELCAQRGIPLIFLQNISGFMVGRKYEAGGIAKDGAKMVTAVATAKVPKFTVILGGSFGAGNYGMCGRAYSPRFLWMWPNGRISVMGGEQAATVLATIRRDAIEARGDTWPEDDEAAFRAPILEQYEHQGHPTYASARLWDDGLIDPLDTRMTLALGISAALNAPAEPTRFGVFRM; translated from the coding sequence ATGACGGTCCTCAAGAGCTCGATCAGCCCCCGCTCGGACGCTTTCAAGCAAAACCGGGAAGCCATGCTGGCGCTGGTCCGGGACCTGCGGGACAAGGTCGAGAGCGTCAAGCAGGGCGGCGGCGAGAAGGCCCGGGCGCGCCACCTGTCGCGCGGCAAGCTGTTGCCCCGGGACCGAGTCCGCAATCTGCTGGATCCCGGCGCGCCCTTCCTCGAGCTGTCGCAGCTCGCCGCCTACGGCCTCTACAAGGGCGAGGTGCCGGCGGCCGGCATCATCACCGGCATCGGCCGGGTCAGCGGCCGCGAGTGCATGATCGTCGCCAACGACGCCACCGTGAAGGGCGGCACCTACTACCCGATCACCGTCAAGAAGCACCTGCGCGCCCAGGAGGTCGCCGAGCAGAACCATCTGCCCTGCATCTACCTAGTCGACTCCGGCGGCGCCAACCTGCCCAACCAGGACGAGGTCTTTCCCGACCGCGAGCACTTCGGGCGGATCTTCTTCAACCAGGCCAACATGTCGGCCAAAGGCATCCCGCAGGTCGCCGTGGTCATGGGCTCCTGCACCGCCGGCGGCGCCTACGTGCCGGCGATGTCGGACGAGTCGATCATCGTGCGCAACCAGGGCACGGTCTTCCTCGGCGGGCCGCCGCTGGTCAAGGCGGCGACGGGGGAGGCGGTCTCGGCCGAGGACCTGGGCGGCGCCGAGGTGCATTCCCGCACCTCGGGGGTCACCGACCACATGGCCAGCGACGATCATCACGCCCTGGCAATCGCCCGGCGCATCATCGGAAATCTCAACCGATCCAAGGGTATGGCGCTGGATCTTTCCGAGCCGCGCGAACCCGCTTACGACCCCGAGGAGATTCTGGGCATCGTGCCCGCCGACCTCAGGAAGCCCTACGACGTGCGCGAGGTCGTCGCCCGTCTGGTCGACGGCTCCGAGTTCGACGAGTTCAAGATGCTTTACGGCACGACCCTGGTCTGCGGCTTCGCCCGGATCTGGGGCTACCCGGTCGGAATTGTTGCCAACAACGGTATTCTCTTTTCCGAATCGGCGCTTAAGGGCGCGCATTTTATTGAGCTCTGCGCACAGCGCGGCATTCCACTGATATTCCTGCAGAATATTTCCGGCTTCATGGTCGGCCGCAAGTACGAGGCCGGCGGCATCGCGAAGGACGGCGCGAAGATGGTGACCGCGGTCGCCACCGCCAAAGTGCCCAAGTTCACGGTCATCCTGGGCGGCAGCTTCGGCGCCGGCAACTACGGCATGTGCGGCCGTGCCTATTCGCCGCGCTTCCTCTGGATGTGGCCCAACGGCCGGATCTCGGTCATGGGCGGCGAGCAGGCGGCGACCGTGCTGGCGACCATCCGCCGCGACGCCATCGAGGCCCGCGGCGATACCTGGCCGGAGGACGACGAGGCCGCCTTCCGGGCGCCGATCCTGGAGCAGTACGAGCACCAGGGCCACCCGACCTACGCCTCGGCTCGGCTCTGGGACGACGGCCTGATCGACCCGCTGGACACCCGCATGACCCTGGCCCTGGGCATCTCGGCGGCGCTCAACGCGCCGGCCGAGCCGACCCGCTTCGGCGTCTTCCGGATGTGA
- a CDS encoding threonine dehydratase, whose product MTASPSLDRLRAAAERVHAVMPPTPQYCWPLLSQRAGCEVWVKHENHTPIGAFKLRGGIVYMEALRRRDPDTTGVIAATRGNHGQSVACAASRAGLTSTLVVPLGNSVEKNAAMQAFGAELVEHGHDFQAALEHARDLAAARGLHFVESFHDDLVLGVASYSLEFLSACPDLETVYVPIGLGSGICGMIAARDALGLTTEVVGVCAEGAPAYALSFSGGAPVSTNAAETLADGMACRVPEPAAVRAINRGAARVVTVSEDEIKAAMRAYYSDTHNLAEGAGAAAFAAVMQEREALAGRKVGVVLTGGNIDRPLYQAVLAER is encoded by the coding sequence ATGACCGCCTCACCCAGCCTCGACCGGTTGCGCGCCGCCGCCGAGCGCGTGCATGCGGTCATGCCGCCGACGCCGCAATATTGCTGGCCGCTGCTGTCCCAACGCGCCGGCTGCGAGGTCTGGGTCAAGCACGAGAACCACACACCGATCGGCGCCTTCAAGCTGCGCGGCGGGATCGTCTACATGGAAGCCTTGCGCCGCCGCGATCCGGACACCACCGGCGTCATCGCGGCGACCCGCGGCAACCACGGCCAGAGCGTCGCCTGCGCCGCCAGCCGAGCCGGCCTGACCAGCACCCTGGTCGTGCCGTTGGGCAACAGCGTCGAGAAGAACGCCGCAATGCAAGCCTTCGGCGCGGAGCTTGTCGAGCACGGCCACGACTTCCAGGCGGCGCTAGAGCACGCCCGCGACCTGGCCGCGGCGCGGGGCCTGCACTTCGTCGAGTCCTTCCACGACGACCTTGTGCTGGGAGTCGCCAGCTACAGCCTGGAGTTCCTCTCCGCCTGCCCCGACCTGGAGACGGTCTACGTGCCGATCGGCCTGGGCTCCGGCATCTGCGGCATGATCGCGGCACGCGATGCCCTGGGCCTGACGACCGAGGTGGTCGGGGTCTGCGCCGAGGGCGCGCCGGCCTACGCTCTTTCCTTCTCCGGCGGCGCGCCGGTCTCGACCAACGCCGCCGAAACCCTGGCCGACGGCATGGCCTGCCGGGTGCCGGAGCCGGCCGCGGTCCGGGCGATCAACCGGGGCGCCGCACGGGTCGTGACCGTGAGCGAGGATGAGATCAAGGCGGCCATGCGGGCCTACTACAGCGACACCCACAACCTGGCCGAGGGTGCCGGCGCCGCGGCCTTTGCCGCCGTGATGCAGGAGCGCGAAGCCCTGGCCGGCCGCAAGGTCGGTGTCGTGCTCACCGGCGGCAACATCGACCGCCCGCTCTATCAGGCCGTCCTGGCCGAGCGTTGA